From Phyllopteryx taeniolatus isolate TA_2022b chromosome 18, UOR_Ptae_1.2, whole genome shotgun sequence, the proteins below share one genomic window:
- the rnf217 gene encoding probable E3 ubiquitin-protein ligase RNF217 isoform X2 yields the protein MGQDPPVMEDDASAISRTCKMPSFIGPLEAEEKVKSPLGISKVEASLRNLDRRVSRRTLSQDEGEKGAIVEEEEQQRGVIEEEQDAEDNDNNNCNGGGRERRGADIMEFLRASLLASKFPSDCASQDARMQGEKPGHAGVENEHPSAEITPPVAGGLDLVSLSDIKHESCGTSVKGHVNCAVYCIANERYRDTVGAELRDNDPTSGSGEGLVLHTVDELVDPLREASRSRRSSRQAAADGAVDAQPCRVCLEDKTIAPLPCCRKLVCDECLTLYVSSQVQAAKAHIRCPISECGGMLESAAVVSHLAGEDALRYRYFLELSQLDASTKPCPRCRHFTSLGRSSPGRSEHKYKIQCSSCQFVWCFKCHTPWHQGIKCRDYRKGDKQLRSWACVIERGQRNAQKCPKCKIHIQRTEGCDHMVCTQCNTNFCYRCGQRYRQLRYFGDHTSNLSVFGCKYRYLPDKPHLRRFIRGSICGLKVLLAPVVVLLVLVFGAVALVIGLIGFPFYHVCKKRKKQRSLRF from the exons ATGGGTCAAGACCCCCCGGTGATGGAAGATGACGCCAGTGCCATATCTCGTACTTGTAAAATGCCCTCTTTCATCGGTCCTCTGGAAGCGGAAGAGAAGGTGAAATCGCCGCTGGGAATTAGCAAAGTGGAGGCGTCGCTGCGAAATTTGGACCGACGTGTGAGCAGAAGGACGTTGTCGCAGGACGAAGGAGAAAAAGGAGCaatagtagaagaagaagagcaacaAAGAGGAGTCATCGAGGAAGAACAAGATGCGGAGGACAACGACAATAACAACTGCAACGGTGGCGGGCGGGAGAGGAGGGGGGCGGACATTATGGAGTTCCTGAGGGCGAGTTTGTTGGCTTCGAAGTTTCCCTCAGACTGCGCGAGTCAGGACGCTCGGATGCAGGGCGAGAagccgggacacgccggagttGAAAAcgagcatccctccgccgagaTCACCCCTCCAGTCGCTGGGGGACTTGATCTAGTTTCTCTTTCCGACATTAAACATGAAAGTTGTGGCACGAGTGTCAAAGGTCACGTGAATTGCGCCGTCTACTGCATCGCCAACGAGCGCTACCGCGATACTGTTGGGGCCGAGCTTCGGGACAATGACCCGACTTCCGGTTCGGGCGAGGGGCTCGTTTTGCACACCGTCGACGAGCTGGTGGACCCGCTGCGCGAGGCATCCCGCAGCCGGCGCTCGTCGCGGCAGGCGGCTGCGGACGGCGCCGTCGACGCGCAACCCTGCCGGGTGTGCCTGGAGGACAAAACCATCGCACCTTTGCCGTGCTGCCGGAAGCTGGTTTGCGACGAATGTTTGACACTTTACGTCAGCTCCCAG GTCCAAGCGGCCAAGGCGCACATCCGCTGTCCCATCTCGGAGTGCGGCGGCATGCTGGAGAGCGCCGCGGTGGTCTCGCACCTGGCCGGCGAGGACGCGCTCCGGTACCGCTACTTCCTGGAGCTGAGTCAGCTGGACGCCAGCACCAAGCCCTGCCCCCGATGCCGACACTTCACCTCCCTCGGCCGCTCCAGCCCCGGCCGCTCGGAGCACAAGTACAAG ATCCAGTGCAGTAGCTGCCAGTTTGTGTGGTGCTTCAAGTGCCACACGCCCTGGCACCAGGGCATCAAGTGCCGCGACTACCGCAAGGGCGACAAGCAGCTGAGGAGCTGGGCCTGCGTCATCGAGCGCGGGCAACGCAACGCGCAGAAGTGCCCAAAGTGCAAG atcCACATTCAGCGCACAGAAGGATGCGATCACATGGTGTGCACGCAGTGTAACACCAACTTCTGTTACCGCTGTGGCCAGCGATACCGTCAACTCAG GTATTTCGGGGATCACACGTCCAACCTCAGCGTGTTTGGCTGCAAATATCGATATCTGCCAGATAAGCCGCATCTGCGACGCTTTATCAGAGGTTCCATCTGCg GTCTGAAGGTGCTGTTGGCGCCGGTGGTCGTGTTGCTGGTGCTGGTCTTCGGCGCCGTGGCGCTGGTCATAG gttTGATCGGGTTTCCCTTTTACCACGTGtgcaaaaagaggaagaagcagCGCTCTCTGCGCTTTTGA
- the rnf217 gene encoding probable E3 ubiquitin-protein ligase RNF217 isoform X1 — protein sequence MGQDPPVMEDDASAISRTCKMPSFIGPLEAEEKVKSPLGISKVEASLRNLDRRVSRRTLSQDEGEKGAIVEEEEQQRGVIEEEQDAEDNDNNNCNGGGRERRGADIMEFLRASLLASKFPSDCASQDARMQGEKPGHAGVENEHPSAEITPPVAGGLDLVSLSDIKHESCGTSVKGHVNCAVYCIANERYRDTVGAELRDNDPTSGSGEGLVLHTVDELVDPLREASRSRRSSRQAAADGAVDAQPCRVCLEDKTIAPLPCCRKLVCDECLTLYVSSQVQAAKAHIRCPISECGGMLESAAVVSHLAGEDALRYRYFLELSQLDASTKPCPRCRHFTSLGRSSPGRSEHKYKIQCSSCQFVWCFKCHTPWHQGIKCRDYRKGDKQLRSWACVIERGQRNAQKCPKCKIHIQRTEGCDHMVCTQCNTNFCYRCGQRYRQLRYFGDHTSNLSVFGCKYRYLPDKPHLRRFIRGSICGLKVLLAPVVVLLVLVFGAVALVIGNKLLLGPHWKVHSLNILFDRVSLLPRVQKEEEAALSALLTPAAAQAQEVKPPQGARKTRTVAVLILVQSRPFLQTVFALLPAAPARTASALPRGIRRQNARVSEGGGASVVYAPARATVDWLPPGAGWRQAGRTQDISEKRGLCRIYDTQKPGNLETCCPCSCTGNKNYAVQVINTANHCCVAIACRPVRRLNYYPFHKPNRLVGVSTCHET from the exons ATGGGTCAAGACCCCCCGGTGATGGAAGATGACGCCAGTGCCATATCTCGTACTTGTAAAATGCCCTCTTTCATCGGTCCTCTGGAAGCGGAAGAGAAGGTGAAATCGCCGCTGGGAATTAGCAAAGTGGAGGCGTCGCTGCGAAATTTGGACCGACGTGTGAGCAGAAGGACGTTGTCGCAGGACGAAGGAGAAAAAGGAGCaatagtagaagaagaagagcaacaAAGAGGAGTCATCGAGGAAGAACAAGATGCGGAGGACAACGACAATAACAACTGCAACGGTGGCGGGCGGGAGAGGAGGGGGGCGGACATTATGGAGTTCCTGAGGGCGAGTTTGTTGGCTTCGAAGTTTCCCTCAGACTGCGCGAGTCAGGACGCTCGGATGCAGGGCGAGAagccgggacacgccggagttGAAAAcgagcatccctccgccgagaTCACCCCTCCAGTCGCTGGGGGACTTGATCTAGTTTCTCTTTCCGACATTAAACATGAAAGTTGTGGCACGAGTGTCAAAGGTCACGTGAATTGCGCCGTCTACTGCATCGCCAACGAGCGCTACCGCGATACTGTTGGGGCCGAGCTTCGGGACAATGACCCGACTTCCGGTTCGGGCGAGGGGCTCGTTTTGCACACCGTCGACGAGCTGGTGGACCCGCTGCGCGAGGCATCCCGCAGCCGGCGCTCGTCGCGGCAGGCGGCTGCGGACGGCGCCGTCGACGCGCAACCCTGCCGGGTGTGCCTGGAGGACAAAACCATCGCACCTTTGCCGTGCTGCCGGAAGCTGGTTTGCGACGAATGTTTGACACTTTACGTCAGCTCCCAG GTCCAAGCGGCCAAGGCGCACATCCGCTGTCCCATCTCGGAGTGCGGCGGCATGCTGGAGAGCGCCGCGGTGGTCTCGCACCTGGCCGGCGAGGACGCGCTCCGGTACCGCTACTTCCTGGAGCTGAGTCAGCTGGACGCCAGCACCAAGCCCTGCCCCCGATGCCGACACTTCACCTCCCTCGGCCGCTCCAGCCCCGGCCGCTCGGAGCACAAGTACAAG ATCCAGTGCAGTAGCTGCCAGTTTGTGTGGTGCTTCAAGTGCCACACGCCCTGGCACCAGGGCATCAAGTGCCGCGACTACCGCAAGGGCGACAAGCAGCTGAGGAGCTGGGCCTGCGTCATCGAGCGCGGGCAACGCAACGCGCAGAAGTGCCCAAAGTGCAAG atcCACATTCAGCGCACAGAAGGATGCGATCACATGGTGTGCACGCAGTGTAACACCAACTTCTGTTACCGCTGTGGCCAGCGATACCGTCAACTCAG GTATTTCGGGGATCACACGTCCAACCTCAGCGTGTTTGGCTGCAAATATCGATATCTGCCAGATAAGCCGCATCTGCGACGCTTTATCAGAGGTTCCATCTGCg GTCTGAAGGTGCTGTTGGCGCCGGTGGTCGTGTTGCTGGTGCTGGTCTTCGGCGCCGTGGCGCTGGTCATAGGTAACAAGTTGCTATTGGGGCCACACTGGAAAGTCCATTCGCTTAATATTTT gttTGATCGGGTTTCCCTTTTACCACGTGtgcaaaaagaggaagaagcagCGCTCTCTGCGCTTTTGACGCCTGCGGCTGCGCAGGCACAGGAAGTGAAACCTCCTCAGGGAGCACGTAAGACGCGGACCGTCGCCGTCCTCATCCTCGTCCAGTCTCGTCCTTTTTTGCAGACAGTTTTTGCACTTTTACCTGCCGCCCCCGCACGCACGGCCTCGGCGCTCCCGCGCGGGATTCGCCGTCAAAACGCACGCGTGAGCGAGGGGGGCGGAGCCAGCGTTGTTTACGCCCCCGCGCGCGCGACGGTTGATTGGCTGCCGCCGGGAGCAGGTTGGCGGCAAGCGGGTCGAACGCAGGACATCTCAGAAAAGCGGGGACTGTGTCGCATTTATGACACACAAAAACCTGGGAATTTGGAAACATGTTGTCCCTGCAGCTGCACTGGAAATAAGAATTATGCTGTTCAAGTTATTAATACAGCAAATCATTGCTGTGTCGCCATTGCTTGCAGGCCTGTGCGTCGCTTGAATTATTATCCTTTCCACAAACCGAATCGTCTTGTCGGAGTCTCAACGTGCCACGAAACCTAA